Genomic segment of Drosophila biarmipes strain raj3 chromosome 2L, RU_DBia_V1.1, whole genome shotgun sequence:
aaattaatatacataatcatgaagaaaatataaaagcgAATTCTTTAAaagattataaaatattcataaaaaaaacctaatcTAATCTAAAAGTTCCCAAAAACCGCGAATTCTTCTAAGATTAGCTTAATATTATCCAAGAGCTTATTTTTCTCTgagtgcaactgcaactggtGGAACCGACTCGAGCGGTCCAAGGTGTTAGCCAGTCAGTTTGTCAGTCTGCCAGAGTTCGCATAGGGACACGAACTTCAAATCAAAGCCGGGCTAAGTGCCGGTTTGTGGCCCACAAAGGGATTGCGCTGCGGATTTGCATGTGGCAGGCTGCTGGGGCTCGCAGCCGAGAGCTGGCAGCTCTTGGAATGCGGCGAGCCACATAAATAGTTATAGATCGCTGCGCTTTTTCGGCAGCCTTGCCGGCATCACACAGGTTGCCTTCCGAAGGGCAGACAACTTAATTGTGATCCAGCGCCAAGCTGCTGCCGGTGCAGCAGGGAAATTGGGAATTTGGGTTGCCAGCGGAGTGTGTGAGCTTCCCAGGGCCACAAGACCTGACATTTTCATATGAGGTTTGACATGCAAGGTGGGAAAATCTAAGGGAGgtaaaaagaggaaaaaatcTAAGTcgaattatatattataatgaaGTATGGAACAATGGAGTACATGACTCTTCAGAAAATGGATTGATTATAATTTGGTTGATGACTTATAAgaattgcttaatttttaaCAAACAGACTGGTGTTTTTAAAgtccaataaaaaatatatagagcttaagaatatttaaagaagCACCAAAATAAATCATATGTTGGTTGTTATCAGTTGGTCAAAAATGAATCAGTGCTCATGAGGCCCACTGTGTGTGTGGTGGCAGAGCGGAGGCAGATACATTTTGCATACCATTCTCCTGCTTTTCATTTTGGAATTTCAATGAAACACTTTAAAACACAGTTTTCCACATCTTAACTCATATTACACCCACTAGCTCACTGCGGAACCACCTCTTCCATTGAAAAGCCATACGAAATTCCCCTGAATTCCAAGCCTCCGCCGGGGAATCTTGGCAACAGGATTTTACTGGAACAATAACATAATTTGTGTTCGATTTCGACACCTCCAGCCCCGCAAAATGCGGCGAAAATTGGCCATAAACCGGGCAATTAGCAAACATTTTCACGCACTGCACGCGTTTGCGATGTTCGCCACATCGGCTGATGGCCAAAACGTGAGCGAGGCGTGAGCATAAATACGATGGAAAATGGCAGTAATTAACGAGAGTGGAAATCGGATTCGCCATGGAAATGGGAATCCGAGCTGCGGCGGCCGTtttcataaacataaaaagCCAATTTCAATAACATTTCCCATTCGCGGCGAGTGTTTTCCGCGGGTGTTTTGCAAGTTGCCAGTTGCAACATgaagcggcggcagcggccgCATTAGATGCTGCTCTCGCGGCAGCAACAGTTGCTGTTGCTACAAATTTGTTGCTGCTAGAATAGCGTTTATTGAAACATTGATTGCCCATGTGAAAATCAGTGCGAGTTGGCCATTTGGGTGTTCAGTTGCAGCCCGCTGCTCCTCCGCGCTTGAGACACTTGTTTAAGTTGCTCTTGCCGTTCATGATTTTTTGCCTGGGGTCGTCGAATGTTGCCCTCCGACGGCTTCCTTTTTCCATtgcgataattgaaatttgaTGTTTAACACTTTCTGTGCCATTTCTGCTGATGTCGTGGGGGTTTTAGTGCAACTAACTAGTTTTGGGCTCGAAAAATACAAAGCCTTAAAATAGCTTGGgagatttaaataattaaatatcttGATAAGGACCTCTGTATCATACAAACTTCgattaatttgttttcgagcataaaataaataagtaataaaCAAGGGGCCCCTTGTTTGTCTAGCCAATCTGGAGTCGCCCCTGACAGTTGTGCGCATTCCCATGGACAATTTGTTGGGCCTATGCTAATGCTTCGGGGTCTTGACAATCAGCCATTGAAATGCCTTCAATTGCACTTCACAGCTTAATCGCGGGGAACAGCCAAGTCAACAACTGCAACACCTACACTGCAGAACACAAAACGATTGACAGCCCGAACTGTCAACGCATTGAAAATCGCCTGAGTGACTGCCATGGGTGGCCACGCCCCTTTCCCTCCCAGAaggcactgaaaaaaaaggataaattataataaattaatttcattccCTTTAAAGTAGTCCCCTCAAGGTGATAcaagctttttttttaacatttttccatTCCTCGAAACAAGCCAATTATTATTGGGGTAAGACCCCAAcacattttgaataaaaagtgaggataaatattttcagtgcCGTGTGGCTTGTCGACGCCGGTGGCAATCGAGGGAGAGCGCGAAAACATGTCCACACTACAGGGAAAAATACAGCAAATAAAAGAGTTTCCATAATGAAAATGTCAACCGTTGGCGGAGTGCAAAGTCCGCTTTATTTTCGAGGGGGGCAAGAGAACAATACGGCAGCAAAGGTAGACAATAGTTCACagactgcaactgcaactgcaactgcggAATATCACGCGTGATTCATCGGCCGCATTGGGGCAACAGCAAATGCTGCAAATGCAACGCCCACGCACGCACAAATGCATATGCAAATGCGTTTTTATGCTTGTTAGAGCAACGCCTGCGTGGCCCAATGGAAATGGTgaacttttcttgtttattaaGCCAGCCAAGTCGTAATTATGCAAAACGGGCCAAGAGCTGCAGAAATATGTTGCCGATGGGCCGAGAGCCACGAGGCTTACAGATCTGGCCAAGGAGCTCCAAAAAGGGCTTGCCAGGCAAGTTTATTTTCGCCTCGGGGTCATAAATAATTAACTGGTCCTGAATTTGAGCATATCtgtataataaacacaaagcTAATATAACAAGAGCGTAGATAAATCTGCTGGCATTTGGGGCAAGATTACGactataaaatgtttatacgAAAAGGAACAAATCTACAAAAGGTTTGAATAAAATGTTTCATAAATTAAAGACAGTTAAAATACTTGAATTACAGTAAGAGGGGAATTTACTTCCCTTTGTTGCCCAATGAAACCGAAATAAGTATCCTtaaactttaataattttcccaGAAAAGCGAGAGACAGTAAGACAAAAAGAACGATTTGATCCGGTAAGTTGATTACACAATTGCCAAATATTTGTCAGGACCGAGAAACGACTCAACTGCGGGTGTACTTGAACTCCGCACTCGATAAACCCAGCAGCCAAAGTGCAAAAGCAACCAGCAACCAGCAACAACCAACTACCGACAACTGGCAGCAACACCAAACACTCAGACAACCGAAATCGCAGACAGCAACACGGTTTGTGGCATTCAAAAGCGATTTGCACCATCAGATCATCGAGATAAGCATTAAGAATCTTTGACAGAAATTGGTTAGCTTCGAGATACAATATGGTTTGGCAAGGGGTATGGGGACTTTAATGGTGGTTTGAGGGTGTTGCAAGGAAAGTACATAGAATAGAAACTGCACTATGTGGCAAGTTTTTAgtctaaaaattttaaaatacaaagaCGTTGCTTGGAAGTGATGAAAAATTAAGTCTTATTTAATTACAAAGCTTAGGAGATTTTAAATCAATCATttagataaaatattttattagagGGTAGGTCTATATTTTTATACGAAtattttaacacattttctatgcttCTAAAATGAGTTATATGAAAGATTTTCTTTTGAAACATATCTCAACGACTTATAACTAACCCGGAATTCAAGCTACCCTCAATAGCTACTCGAAAGGGTATGTGATTTTCCGCTGCTCCGCCGGAACCTATTGCTTTTGGGGTGCCGCCGGCGTCGATTGGCAATCGCTGGATGGAATCGCGACCCGGCGACCCGCTTTCTGGGCTTCCAGCTCAAAGGGCTTCAGCCCTGACAGTAGCACCCACTTCAGACTCGGATTTGGCTGCCATTTTTGGCATCTCTTGCGACAATTCGGCAATCATTTGCATATCGATGCGGCGATCGGTGCGGCTTTTCCCCTTCTTGCCGGGGAACGTGTTGGCATTTTCCGTAGGCTTCGGCAGGGCCGAGTTTCCAACGTAGTTTCCACGTTGTTTACCCCCAATTGAGATGCGGCGCATAATGAAATCGAAACCGAAAGACCGAGGGTTcaatgttttgttttcaaaatgtgcTCTGGAAATCCTTGAACAGTGTCATCGCCCAAGCGCCGATTCATTTACAAAATAGTCGAAATTCTTCCGCAACGGAGGGGAAGAAAAACAAAGGTCTGCGCAATGGAGATTATCTGTTTAAGAGGCGAAATCCACTGCCCGAGACGTGTCTCCTTGCCGCCGAGAGTCAACGCCCTCGGCAACTCATGAATTTTACTACAACTGCCGCTTTACGCACTTTTATCTGAATATTTTGTGGCTGATATTCTGTTTTCCTCTTCTTTTTCGTGAATTTCAAGACTTTTTATTAGAGTGTTGGCGAGACGGAATTTGTGCGTAAACTTAAGGATCCTGTGACGTCCaagggaaaatggaaaaattagGCGGCAAAAATAAGCGGAGGATTGTTTCAACAGAATTGGCTAAGACCTGAtcactaaaaatatttgagacTAACATAAGCAAGATATAATTTGAGAGTAATATTAGTATGAAAACGATATAGACATTTAAAAGGcgatacaaatattttgaatctTTGAAGGAACTTCACCAAATTTGTGctctaaaaatgttatttgtttatttcctaaattcaaaataagttaataatgttaaaataaaaagtgtagCTTTGAATTCAAGAATTAAATAGGaattataacatttttccGGGAAAATTACATTCacttaaaaattacaattaaatcaattttaaattttaatgggAGCGCCATCTGCCGCTCAGTAGCTTTACTAAATCAAGCAGTTCATACGTACTACCAAGCAGTTTACACATGTAAAATAAAGCAGTTTACCCATTTAAATCGAAgcagtttgtgtagaaaatcTAAACATATCGATATTCGATATACTTCTGCCTTGCGCATCTCTAGTTATAGCCAAATTTGGCGTGTAAATAGCCAATCTGGCAGCCCCCGTTTCGGTAAACACGTTGCACTGTTTTTGGATTTTTGCAACTGCGGTGAtttgaatgaaataattgttcTAAACAATTAGAAGGAACCCTAATCGAACCGAAATGGTGAGTACCAGAGGGAGGGGCCGGTGGCCCTCCCACGGATGAGTCACCGATGGAGCCACGCGGGCAAGCCGGCTGATGCAACTTTCCGCCGGATGAGTGCAccatgcaaatgcaaattccTTGCTAATTACGCACTTTTCTCCCAAAAACAGGCCACCAGTGAACGCAAGGGCACCTTCAAGGTGGAGTACCTGCAGAAGATCGAGCAGGAGGTGCAGCAGCGCTGGGAGAGGGAGCGCGTGCACGAGTCGGACGCCCCGACGGCGCCGAAGAAGCGGCAGGCGGAGAAGTTCTACGTGACCTTTCCCTTTCCCTACATGAACGGCCGCCTGCACCTGGGCCACACCTTCTCGCTCTCCAAGGCCGAGTACTCGGTGCGCTACCACCGGCTGAAGGGGCGGCGCGTGCTCTGGCCCTTCGGCTTCCACTGCACGGGAATGCCCATCAAGGCGTGTGCCGACAAGCTGACCCGCGAGCTGGAGCAGTTCGGCTACCCGCCCAAGTTCCCCGACACCGAGGAGGCCGTGCCTGCGCCCGCGGAGAGCACCGCCTCCGAGGTGCCCAAGGACAAGTCCAAGGGAAAGAAGAGCAAGGCGGCGGCCAAGACCGGGACCGCCAAGTATCAATGGCAGATCATGCAGAGCCTCGGGCTGAAGGACGAGGAGATCAAGGACTTCGCCAATGCCGAGCACTGGCTGAACTACTTTCCACCGCTGGCGGTGCAGGATCTCAAGAGGATCGGCGTGCACGTCGACTGGCGGCGCAGCTTCATCACCACCGATGCCAATCCCTACTTCGACTCCTTTGTGCGCTGGCAGTTCAACCACCTGAAGGCGCGCGGCAAGATCATGTACGGCAAGCGCTACACCATCTACTCGCCCAAGGACGGCCAGCCCTGCATGGACCACGATCGCTCCTCGGGCGAGGGAGTGGGTCCCCAGGAGTACACGCTCATCAAGATGAAGGTGCTGGAGGCGCCCAAGGCGTTGAGGTGCGAATACGATTCCTTGCTGTATGAGCATTCACTAATCAAGTTTATTTACGATCCCTTCTAGCTCCATCAAGCAGCCCATCTACATGGTGGCCGCCACACTGCGTCCGGAGACCATGTACGGCCAGACGAACTGCTGGCTGCACCCGGACATCAAGTACATCGCCTGGCAGACCAGCAAGAACAACGAGGTCTGGATCAGCACGCGCAGGGCGGCCAGAAACATGACCTACCAGGGCTTCACCGACGTGGAGGGTGATATCAAGGTGCTGGCTGAGCTGACTGGCCAAGATCTGCTCGGAGTGCCTCTCTCGGCTCCCCTGACCTCGCACAAGATCGTCTACACCTTGCCCATGCTGAGCATCAAGGAGGACAAGGGAACTGGAGTGGTCACCTCAGTGCCCTCAGACTCCCCCGACGATTACGCTGCTTTGGTGGATCTGCAGAAGAAGGAGGCTTTCCGCCAGAAGTACGGACTGAAGGATGAGATGGTGCTGCCCTACGAACCCATTCCCATCATCGAAGTACCCACGCTGGGCAAGCTGAGTGCCGTGCATGCGTATGAGACCCTCAAGATCCAGTCGCAGAACGACAAGGATAAGCTGGCCGAGGCCAAGGAGATGTGCTACCTCAAGAGTAAGTGCACCCAAGTAATCATTCAAGAGTTTCTGTTACTTAGCTTATTCCCTAAACCGCAGGTTTCTATGATGGCGTGATGTTGGTGGGCGAGTTTGCCGGGCGCAAGATCCAGGATGTGAAGAAGGATCTGCAAAAGCGCCTGGTCGACGCCAATGAGGCTGATCTCTACTATGAGCCGGAGAAGACCATCATGTCGCGCTCGGCCGATGAGTGCGTGGTAGCTCTGTGCAACCAGTGGTACCTCAATTATGGAGAGCCCGTGTGGCGGGCTCAAGCCACCAAGATTCTGGAGGACATGGAAACCTTCCACGAGGAGGCGCGCAACAACTTCGAGGCCTGCCTGAACTGGCTGCACGAGTACGCCTGCTCCAGGACCTACGGCCTCGGAACGAAGCTGCCTTGGGACGACAAGTGGCTGATTGAGTCCCTCTCGGACTCCACCATCTACATGGCCTACTACACTGTGGCTCACCTGCTGCAGGGAGGCACCTTCCGCGGCGAGAAGTCAGGGCCTTTTAACATCAAGCCGTCGGACATGACTGCCGAGATCTGGGACTACATTTTCTTCAAGGAAACCCCACTGCCCAAGAAGACGACCATTAAGCCGGAACATCTTGCTGTGCTGCGTCGCGAGTTCGAGTACTGGTACCCGATGGATCTTCGCGTCTCTGGCAAGGATCTCATCCAGAACCACTTGACCTTCTGTCTCTATAATCACGCCGCCATCTGGCCAAACGATGAGACCAAGTGGCCCAAGGGAATGCGAGTCAATGGCCACCTGTTGCTTAATTCCGCCAAGATGTCGAAATCGGATGGAAACTTCCTCACCCTGACCGAGGCTGTGGACAAGTTCTCCGCTGACGGCATGCGTCTCTGTCTGGCCGATGCCGGCGACAGTGTAGAGGATGCTAACTTTGTGGAGAGCACGGCGGACGCAGGTATCCTTCGTCTGTACACCTTCATTGAGTGGGTCAAGGAGATGCTGGACACCAGGAGCAGTCTGCGAAAGGGCGCTGAGAAGACCTTCAACGATCAGGTCTTCCTGAGTGAGCTCAATTTGAAAACCCAGCAAACTGATGAGAACTACAGGAAGATGCTGTTCAAGGAGGCTCTGAGGAGTGGCTTCTACGAACTCCAGTTGGCCAGGGACAAGTACAGGGAGCTCTGTGGCGCCCAGGGAATGCACGAGGATCTGGTGCTGGAGTTCATCCGCAGACAAGCTCTTCTGGTCTCCCCGATCTGTCCGCACATGGCGGAGCATGTTTGGGGACTGCTGGGCAACAAGGAGTCCATTGTTCACGCCCGCTGGCCAGAGGTTGGAGCCATCAACGAAGTGGATATCCTGTGCTCGGAGTATCTCATGGAAGCCGCACACTCGTTCCGTCTGAACCTCAAGAACTTGCTGCAAGTGAAGGGCAAGGCTGGTAAGGATAAATATGCCACTGTGCAGCAGGAGAAACCGAATCGCGGACTTGTCTGGGTGGCCAAGACCTATCCCCCTTGGCAGTGCTGCGTTCTGGACACCATGAAAGAGTTGTTCAACCAATCGCAGTCCCTGCCGGATAACAAAGTCATCGCTGCCACACTGCAACAAAAGCCCGAGCTGAAGAAGTTTATGAAGCGCGTGATGCCTTTCGCCCAGATGATCCGCGAAAAGGTGGAGTCTGGCAAGGGAGTAGCTGCCCTGGCCGTCACTCTGGAGTTCGACGAGCGCCAGGTGTTGATCAGTAATCTGGAGTACCTGAAAAACACACTGGATGTGAGTTATCttatttgatttaatatttCCGTTTAATATACTATTATTTGCCTTCAGCTGGATGTCCTGGAAATTAAGTACACCGATGACCCCTCGGCGCCGGAGAAAACTCGCGAGGAAGTGCGTCCCGGCTCGCCCTTCATCAGCTTCTCGGTGGCTCCCAATGTGAGCGTGGAGCTGACGAATCCCATTGAGCGCTCTTCGCTCTTCCAGGTCAACACCGTCATTTCTGAGGGCGACACCGTGCAGTCCCTGCGGGAGAAGCTGGCCAAGATCATTGGGCTCAAAACGGACACGGCTAACCTGAAAATCTGGCGTTACGAGGATCCCGTTCTGGGCCCCCGGAAGATACCCAACTTCCAGGACTACAAGGCGGGAAAGACTGTGCTCAGCGATGGCAACTTTGTCCTGGATGTGGCGTCCAAGAAAGTCAGCGTGGAGCAGGGCGGCAAGCTGACCGAAGTGGGAAGAAATCTTATCTATGTGGTGGATTAAATCGAGAAGCATCACAAGCctaattaatttattcataGAATGAAATTGAAACCTTGTAAAACGAAATCTTGGCTATTAAACTGTACTGTGAGACGCTTGTGCCCAATTCAATTAAAGTAAAACTTAATCTAAGGATGGTTAATTGTAATAGATGTCTGAAATGAACTTGAAACCAGTCTGGCTGTATGTCTAGTGACccaattaaaaaactaaatgaatACCAGGCCTATGTACTTGTAATTCATGATAAATAAGTGTCGTTAAGGTGAGAGTGTGACCCATGCCACTTAAACTAGCAGTCTTTAGGGTATTTAGTGTGTCAGTGGGCTGAT
This window contains:
- the LOC108029189 gene encoding leucine--tRNA ligase, cytoplasmic, which encodes MATSERKGTFKVEYLQKIEQEVQQRWERERVHESDAPTAPKKRQAEKFYVTFPFPYMNGRLHLGHTFSLSKAEYSVRYHRLKGRRVLWPFGFHCTGMPIKACADKLTRELEQFGYPPKFPDTEEAVPAPAESTASEVPKDKSKGKKSKAAAKTGTAKYQWQIMQSLGLKDEEIKDFANAEHWLNYFPPLAVQDLKRIGVHVDWRRSFITTDANPYFDSFVRWQFNHLKARGKIMYGKRYTIYSPKDGQPCMDHDRSSGEGVGPQEYTLIKMKVLEAPKALSSIKQPIYMVAATLRPETMYGQTNCWLHPDIKYIAWQTSKNNEVWISTRRAARNMTYQGFTDVEGDIKVLAELTGQDLLGVPLSAPLTSHKIVYTLPMLSIKEDKGTGVVTSVPSDSPDDYAALVDLQKKEAFRQKYGLKDEMVLPYEPIPIIEVPTLGKLSAVHAYETLKIQSQNDKDKLAEAKEMCYLKSFYDGVMLVGEFAGRKIQDVKKDLQKRLVDANEADLYYEPEKTIMSRSADECVVALCNQWYLNYGEPVWRAQATKILEDMETFHEEARNNFEACLNWLHEYACSRTYGLGTKLPWDDKWLIESLSDSTIYMAYYTVAHLLQGGTFRGEKSGPFNIKPSDMTAEIWDYIFFKETPLPKKTTIKPEHLAVLRREFEYWYPMDLRVSGKDLIQNHLTFCLYNHAAIWPNDETKWPKGMRVNGHLLLNSAKMSKSDGNFLTLTEAVDKFSADGMRLCLADAGDSVEDANFVESTADAGILRLYTFIEWVKEMLDTRSSLRKGAEKTFNDQVFLSELNLKTQQTDENYRKMLFKEALRSGFYELQLARDKYRELCGAQGMHEDLVLEFIRRQALLVSPICPHMAEHVWGLLGNKESIVHARWPEVGAINEVDILCSEYLMEAAHSFRLNLKNLLQVKGKAGKDKYATVQQEKPNRGLVWVAKTYPPWQCCVLDTMKELFNQSQSLPDNKVIAATLQQKPELKKFMKRVMPFAQMIREKVESGKGVAALAVTLEFDERQVLISNLEYLKNTLDLDVLEIKYTDDPSAPEKTREEVRPGSPFISFSVAPNVSVELTNPIERSSLFQVNTVISEGDTVQSLREKLAKIIGLKTDTANLKIWRYEDPVLGPRKIPNFQDYKAGKTVLSDGNFVLDVASKKVSVEQGGKLTEVGRNLIYVVD